Genomic window (Vigna unguiculata cultivar IT97K-499-35 chromosome 10, ASM411807v1, whole genome shotgun sequence):
TCTTCAAtgcaattatttcataaattttgaaggaaaaatgtctaattttgttgttttcttagGTGGCAAAGGAGAATAATACCACACTACCCTCTGCTGCTTTGTTCATTATAAGATACCATTCATTCTATGGTAATTATTCAGCTCAGAAGCAAAATTTTCTAACTGATTATAAGTTCATAATCTTTCAAACTGCACTATTTGCAATCTTATTTGAACCAAACCAATGATTTGTTTTGCAGCATTACACAGAGAAGGAGCCTATAAGCACTTGATGAATGATGAAGATGTTGAGAATCTAAAATGGCTCCACATTTTCAAGTAAGATCACtttttttaaaaggttaaatatgtttatcttgaattAATCCAGTTCCTCAACTCTGTAAATACGtgaattaagtttttttaatcatactttattaagtttatttgaaattatacattttattatagtattttaatttgtttgcaCCGTTTGAGACATATTTGTTTCAATGTTAGCTGAGAAACGTattttgaaacgtcaaataaatctAAACAGATTTagtttaaatgactaaattcacatatttataaatatgagggactaaattggttcaagatTTCCAGAtgggactaatttcaattttcacaatatatttaactatttttaatatatcaatgaAATGTGTTAATTGCTCAAacatatcttaattttttttctctaacttCATATTCTGCAGCAAATATGATCTTTACAGCAAGAGTAAAACTCGGATTGATGTTGAAAAGGTCAAACCATACTATCTTTCACTCATCGAAAAGGTTACTACTTTGGAAACTTCAATGTCTTGTTTTTGTTACAGTTGAAAAAGTTTTCATTTGGGTTATACTAAAGTGTCATAATAACTTGTTTGGTGCAGTACTTCCCTGCAAAGCTGAAGTGGTGAAAAGTTCATTGGAACAGTGAAAGTGGCCATAATTTATGATGATAGCCAAACAGTTTCTTATGTAGTTGAGGAAATAATAAACTAGAAAGTTGTAGTTGTATTAATCAATTTATATGCTTTGGTGCTAGAAGATATTCTTctttatgaaataatatttgtagCTGAAGCCCTAtctgaaatattttttcttttctttttttagttttttgtttcCCTTATATATGGATTTGTCACAATATGTGAAACTATAAAGCCTCTTAATTCTTTAAGTTAAGATAATTATTCAGCAAATCCTTAacttaaagaataaattcaGGATTTAAACTCATAAAGTTAAAGATTGGatatttctatataaaaaaaaatttccacTAAATGACAAGGGTCTTGTGTCcaataatgatataattataatgtaaaTTGAACCGTgctcataattaaaaaaaattatctgatgttatataaattaactaatttataatcttattaaaataaaatattaaaagaattataataagAAACTCTCTTATCTAATCTTTtagcattttattttatcatatataattgGTGGTTAGGAAGTCCAAGTCATAATGAGCAGTACTGTCATGTCACATGGTCAATGGTGtagtattaaaaaatttcaatttctttgtcgttcacaaaattttaattttcgttatttttttttctcaaatttaaaactGATATATTCAATACAAAATGCTACAAAAATGTTTGCATTGAAagcataaaaacacatttaaaaatagaagCTATACCTATTTTTCAACACAGGGAAAcgaaaaatatgatatattcaatacaaaatattatgtttgttcttttttggatacttttttttaatcaagtgatattaataaaagtatttactTCAATTGAACATTAATAGATGATCTTAATATATCTAACacgataaatttaataaaaaataatttcgaattaacataaattttagaTAGTTTTAATAGCATTTTAAGAAATACATTTTGATTCTATTACAACCCTATAAAATATAAGATCTTCAATAACTgcggttttaaaaaaaaatcaagatttgtatcaaataaaaaaaaaagtactttaCACCATTAAATGTTACACAGATTTGCTGtttcagaaaaagaaaagctgGACTTGATTTTCAAACGCGATTTTGTGATAAAAACCAGATTTTGAAAATCGAAATGTCTTAAAGGAAATGGAAAAGTGTTTGAATCTCTTGGATGAAAAGCAGGAATAACTTATGAGAGATTGAAGTTCTGATCATGGCAATAGAATAGTTACTCCATTTGTGTAACACCACATGGAAGcacttttgaataaaaaaaagtggtaAATAAATGGAAAGAGCCAACGCACTTATTGTAACATAAATTCACCAAACATGTCGTTGAATGTTTGAGTCCATGTCGCGTGTTTCAACGTGCATTGCTTGCCTCCACTCTGCAATAAGCGTTGACCAAACTCACAGAACAAACAATTACTCCTACTTACTTTATTACTACCCAGCTGTCACTTACTCTTTCAACTCACACACTCATTATTTTTCTAACTGAGAAAGAAActgtttcatttttatttttatttgaaattagtttattttaaaactttacatcaatttagttttttattttttaaaatatatatatttagtaattttaatcaaattttgttaggtttatttgatatctCGTATGTATTTTagaattgtatttgaattatttatattgtttgacacattttgctttaatattaagtcaaatattattataaaaaacgtttaaaatatcaaataaatttaacaaaatttgattaaaatgattaattatatgtattttaaaagataaaggactaaattggtctaaagttttaaaatggactaatttcaaaattaacttaaagttaaggactaaaaacatatttaatttttttttattttcttttctagaaATCTTTAACCTTTGcctaaatatatattatacacaTAAGATATAACATAAACGGTGTCTTTTCTATTATCGGGCTGGCACTAATATCTAATAATTAAGTCTTTggaagttaaaaataattttaattgtaaattaattatggtatgcttgttgttgGAAATTGGGTCTACAGGCATAGGTCATCTTAACATTCAAACGTAATTGAAAATTATTACATGTTGAGATTAATTGAAGTTATGTTCTTAGTTATGCGAATGTTACATCTTTTATATGTGGGATTTTGGTTCCTACCATGTGAGACAGTGGGAAGTGTGATTTTATAggtattgtttcttctcttatGAATAAACGTGTTTCATCAACTTCAAAATACACTTTTccttattttacaatatttaatgtttgttGGTTTTGTATATCACTTAAaagctataaaaaaaaaatctaaattgtgAAATCTAatctataataatttaaatttatattgctttaaatttgtttaaatggatttattccaaatttaaatttatattatcggattttaagttttatttatttaataggaTTTAGATTCAATTTAGAttggatattttttaaattttgaaaacttaaatTCAAGGTATGTTAACCAAAGTCAAGGCATCTCAAGTAGAGTTGGTTCAAGATAAAGGTCGAGTTAAATTGGTCTAGTTAAAGTCTAGTCGTTTCAAACTTAAGGTCGAGACGAATTTGTTTGAGTGGAAGGGTAGATTCAAGTCTACCTAAGTTGAAGAATCGAGTCATTTTGACCCGAGTCGAAGTACCAAGTTGAGTCAACTCGAGTTGGAAGTTGAGGCGAGTTGGCTTGAACTAAATAATCAACTTGAGTTGACCTAATATAAAGGTTGAAATTAGTCGACTCTAGCCGAAGAATCAAGTTGAATCGGTCCTAGCAAAAAACAATTAAGTTGAAGGTTGTGTTGAGTCATTTTGATCCAAGATCAAGCTAAATTATCCCATGCCTAGGATCGAGCCAATTCAACACGGTCAAGTTGAGTCAATTTAGACCTAAGTCGAGTTGGGTTGGTTTAAGCCGAAATGGAATAAAGTCAACATAAATCCAAGTTGAAGTGAGGTGGCATAGATCCAAGTCAAGTTGAGCAAACTAGACCCAAGTTGACATAAGTCGAACTAACTTATGTATAATAAACCTAAACAAGTCAAATATACTATATCAATCTCACTATACTTAATCTTATTAACAAAATagattcaattaaatttaatctgaTTAAAATTGAACTACAAAAAGTTCAAATATAATTGTTCTAGTTAAAATAGATCTAAATTCAATGTAAACCGAATTTTAAAACATCCCATTCCTGACCAAGGAACTTGATACATaccataaacaaatttttaagaatagtgttcatttaatttttagaaaatcccTTTGTTTATATAATGAACCAGTTTCTACTACATATTTTCTATACTTTTTTGTTTTCGTAACTTCAATAAGACAAAATTCTATATGcgattaagaaaataaaactagaaTTACAATAATTCATtcgttaaaaataaagtttgtagAGTGATTTTGAAGTTACAACACTAAATTTTGTATCCAATTATTTTCTAAGGTATGAAAGTTCAAAATCATTAAAGTACTacagttttaataattttattctttttattttactgttTTATTTCGTATCCTTTATTAATATTGGATCTAAATCAataacatgttttatttattttttaattcttatatataaCGTTATGAATAAGTTtctattaaaaacttaaaaaatagcTTAATTTTACTTCCATCAAATAGCTCCACATTCAatcatatacaaaattatttaactcctttgatctaaaattttcgaaatgctccatttattttagtgaaataCATTATGCattgagaatattttttattatattaactaatcaaaatcaaaataagagaAACATTTATATAACATATAGAAGCATAAATATGTGGGGTAATGTGTGAGACTTTACTCAAATTCTTAATGAATTTGTCACTGGACAAATTTCCTTTTTAGTACAAAAACGTTAATATAACATATGGAACAAGTTCTTACGTTATGATAAATTTGTCATATGCTCTAAGTATTTTTCTTTGTACTTTTCTACGACAAACAAAGTAAAAGAGGCAACCGCGATGAAACTAATAATCTAAATTACACtaatattaaatggattaaaaatttgttcgagaagaaaaacatttaagtctaaaatttattattattattattattataacaaccAATATTACAACAACAATATTGATGAAGGTAATTAAAAAAGTACATGTCatatttaatgtgtttttaaaaaaattctcatatttcaATTAATGATATAAATCATGTAGTTAACATGATATTtagttctattatatatatatatatatatatatatatatatatatatatatatatatatatataaagaaaaagagagagagagtttaataaaaagatcaaatattattttacacacaaagagaaaagaaaaatgaaaaaaaaaacaaaaataggcaTGCATTAACATAATATTGAAAGATAGATAAATGAAATGATATGAATAAATTTGCATGTGATGACTTGACTTGTTATAATGGGTGGTAGCACAAGTGTGGTTGGTGCATTAAGTTCTCACCCTTAACCACTTTGTTAAGAGAGTTAGGAAATATCAATCCATTAcctaaattaagttaaattagtTAAAGAGATAAGACATGTCTTCTcatctattttatattataaactaATTAGAGTCACTTCTTTAAAACCATActaatattttaagttaatacattaattattattttcttacaaaCCATCTTATCAACACTATTATTACCTTTTGTCCTCGAATTTACTTTAACGactttttggaaaaaaaaatataccaaaaatgttaaaattaactttttataagctaaacttattttatacataaaataatttgtaaaaagttttacaatatagtttttcttctttttgtataCTTTCAACTTTATGTaacttgattttaattttctgaaATGTCaagtttattttatgtattcatattcctcttttctaaattttaagacatatatatttttctcctactaagattctttttatattatcgGATTCATAACAATGATTCAAGGCACAAGAGTTGAccaatattttgatatttattagaagggaattttaaacttaaatcaatttcacaaaactgacttgtaaggtAATATTtacatccacttatatattatgaattaaccTTATCTTTAATCGACGTGAGACTTCTAACAATATTCTCACTTTGGTTaacaaaaaatagagaaaaattatttttaacaaaattttatcgaTAAAATTTCGATCAAAAACACGTCACAACAACAtcttaatagataaaaaaaatgttcgaTGTGAgttgagaaaataataaaaatgtttaatatgtATCACAaagtaaattttatcaaaaacaaTTTTGTCAAAATATCTTCATTATGAAAAAAGAAcgaaaaaagtgaaaatattatatatatatatatatatatatatatatatatatatatatatatatatatatatatatatatatatatatatatatatatatatatatgcatgtttaCAGTGAGTTGTAGCCGTGTTCGAAGGTAACCTGTCATCCCTGCAAGTTCATTATCATGTATTAACATCCGTAGTCAATTTTGTGccaaaaaaatacagaaaatataaaaagtagtGCAGAATGCATGCCAAGTTGAATGTAGTACGTAGACTCTACCTTTTTTCTGTACAACAACCGAAATAACTCACGCACATGCTCTTCCCTAATCCCTCCCACAAAATCTCAACCACTTAGCTCCACCATAGTTAATGAAAGAAGCTAAAAGTCATTGTATTAGGGACTTGAGAGTGATTGATTTGTTCAGGTAAAAAATATCGCAGAGAGAGTGATCACTAAGCAGCTTCTCCATGCATTGAATTAACCAGAAGAGACAAGTAACGATATTAGTATCATCAATGGAGAGAGAGAATAAGAGAAAGGGTATAATGAACCACTTCACGCGTTCACATTTAATAGCCGTGCCTAACTCCCATCCTCCTCCTTCAATAGGTGTCATTTTCGGTTGTCATATAAGTTCTCCATTCTCTGCTGCACTCACTGCACCCAAAACCATCATGATGAACATTGCAGCACTTCTTCAACTCTTTGCTTTTTCCTTCCTCACTTGTGTGTATGCACAAGACACCACCACTCTTGTGCCTGCCATACTAACATTTGGTGATTCTGCTGTTGATGTAGGGAATAATGACTATCTTCCCACAATTTATAAGGCTAATTACCCTCCCTATGGGAGGGACTTTGTTAATCACCAACCAACTGGGAGGTTTTGCAATGGCAAATTAGCTACTGATATCACTGGTATGGCAAAAACTAGCACTTGCACTTGCACTTGCACCTACTTAGATTATAGATTAGATTAGATATATATGTAGCACTGCTCATACTCATGCATTAAAGTTTCATTATTGTTGGAATGTTTCCTTTTTGCAGCTGAGACGTTGGGTTTTAAGACCTATGCTCCTGCATATCTTAGCCCACAGGCATCAGGGAAAAACCTTCTTAATGGAGCAAACTTTGCTTCTGCTGCATCTGGTTATGATGAAAATGCTGCTATTTTGAATGTAAGTTTGGAGTGAATATATAATAACTTCATGTATGGTTTTACAAGAATTCTGATTCTAACAGTTTCTTTTATTCCTCTTGGCAGCATGCAATTCCATTGTCCCAACAGTTGAGTTATTTCAAGGAATACCAAGGCAAGCTGGCCAAGGTAGCTGGAAGTCAAAAAGCAGCCTCAATTATCAAAGATGCATTGTACGTGCTCAGTGCTGGTAGCAGCGACTTTGTGCAAAACTATTACGTCAATCCTTGGATCAACAAAGTATACACACCTGACCAGTATGGCTCCTACTTGGTTGGTTCATTCAACAGTTTTGTTAAGGTATTATGTCGAACAGTTTTGGTTAACTTTGCTGCTGTTAGaacatatgtgtgtgtgtgttcaaTTGGTTCCAATCTTTTGAACAATATACCTAATGTTTGATGCAGATTCAGACCAGTCTACATTAAACTCAAGAATTAGTccaattttgaaaaactaaCTTTGTTTTGGACACAGGACTTGTATAGATTGGGAGCAAGAAGACTTGGAGTGACTTCACTCCCACCACTGGGGTGCCTACCTGCTGCAAGGACTTTATTTGGTTTCCATGAGAATGGTTGTGTCTCAAGAATCAACTCTGATGCCCAAGCATTTAACAAGAAGATCAATTCAGCTGCAGCAAATCTTCAAAAGCAACTTCCGGGTCTCAAGATTGCTGTTTTTGACATTTACAAGCCCCTCAATGACCTTGTTCAATCCCCTTCAAAATTTGGTATTCAGTATTCACTATTCAACATTTCAGTAAAATGATGTTGTTCTGTCTAACCTATGGCACCATGCTTTGCAGGTTTTGTGGAGGCAAACAGAGGTTGCTGTGGAACCGGGACTGTGGAGACAACATCCTTGTTGTGTAATCAAAAATCACCTGGAACTTGTTCTAATGCCACCCAGTATGTGTTCTGGGATAGTGTCCATCCTTCAGAGGCAGCTAACCAAGTTCTTGCTGATGCATTAATTCTCCAAGGCATAAGTCTTGTCACATAAAGAGTCGTGATTATTAGTGTGGAGATAGTATTGTGTATTACTACACAGCGTGAAAGTGATCTAAAGTTTGATGTTTTTGCTTTGTATGAAAAAAGAATTGCTCTATGTGTTTCAGATCTAGAGAAATTTCAGATAAACTTGTTGTAAAACATTTCATAATAACAGAGAAATATTTACTTATTACTCATAAATGCATTGTTTTGGTAGTTAAACTTGGACGAACATAAGGAAAATCCAATCATGAAGAATTTTAAGACAATTGTAGTATAAGGAAGGAAAGTTCTGATACAGCAAGTATACGATTCATCCGAATAGTATCCTGAATGGTTGGATGAAGTTTATATAACTCATTCgaatatatacaataaaaataacatgtaattgttaagaggaaaaaaactaagtttatttccACCTCACAATCTGCCTCACCAGATTGAATATTCAACAGACAACTTTTTGAACAAGTCCATGTAGCACAGTGGTGAAAAAGCTAAATGAGCAAAATTCTTGAAGTAGGATGAAGGGAGCTTAATACTAAACCTGACGGTTCAAAAATTTTCATCAGTATTTTGCAATGTACTTAATCTAGAAATTCCCAATTGCAAAGAAGCAAGTTATGGCTAGAAATATGGATCATAATGAATCGCTAGAAGTTAAAATTTTACCATACTCAGAATTACTATGCATGAATTCTTGCCTATGATTTTAAGTGCCTCCCTCCTTAATTATTACACGGTTATTTGAACAGCTCCTAACGTCTAATATTGTACATCAGGATTGATTACTAAGTAAACCCTGCTAATCTGTGATATTCTTGGTAATGTACAATCCTTGCATATGTAGCTAATAAGTTAAAACGAACTATATGCTGCTGATCTTCTGTGTGATTTATGTTTGGGAGCTTCACTTGAATTTTTCAAAGCTTCAGCATATTTGACCAAATTAGTTTTCTCCATGGCAGAGGATTCTGAGAAAGAATCAAGGCGGTTTTTGGAATCTGCTGAACTTCTTCTCATTGGACTGAAATTCTTGGAGCTTCCTGGGGTATGGCTATCTGAATTTCTGCCACTATCATCCTTCATACTCGTGGCTTGGTTATAATCAAAGGAAGTTCTAGAAGTGCCAGAGGGAGTGGTATACTCGCTCCTAAGACACTCATTTCCGGTTGACATACTCAAGCTGAAATGTGAACTGCTATCTACTTGGGAAATTGATTTTTCTTTAGATATAACTCGACCACGTTGGTTCTGCTGGCTATCTTTGCCTCGTATCAGCTTCATAAGCTTGCCAAAAATCTTTGATTTGCTTGGATTGTTAGCTTTGACCTCAGATGAAGTATCATTAAGAGAATAATCCTCATGCTCTCCAGAGTCTGTGAAACAAGAAGCCTGTGAAGAGGACCATTGGTCAGAGTCCATATCAGAAACGCTCCCTCGCCCTTCATTGTTTGCATATTCAAGTATAAGTTGCTTGGCTTTCTTCTCAGAGGTTGGACTCAAGCTTTTACTCAAGTCCCTTGCTGCTGTTTTACCAGATGGTGGCTGATAACTTCGTAGTTCATGTCTCAAGCAAGCATTTATCCACCGCAAATAAACTAACTCTTCAAGATCTGAACATCTATCTGCATGTAATTGCTCAAGTTCTTTTGTCAACCCTTCATTATCTTGTCTGAGACGTTCACCTTCTTCCTTCAGAGCTTGTGCCTGCATCCAAAAGCATTGATCAAGTTAAAAAAGCAGTCACTGAGGGTgtgtttatttctatttttcaaaaactGATTTTAGTTTTCATATTGCTAATAAACAAGGGTGTGAATTGAGGAGAGATTGGACAAGATCAGAACAAAAAAAGATGAGAAAACATCTTCCAGCTGTTTCAGTTTTTGGTTGTGAAAAGCTAGTTTtgtaaacaatttcaaaacttgataGACTTTCGATGAAAATTTAGTTTAAGTAGTGTGGAATTGTTTGAGAAAACAGTTTGTAAAACAAAGGGCTGAGAAGGGGATCAAATTGTAACTTGTAAGTAATATTACTACCTCAGGATCTTCTAGAACAGCATTTGCAAGGAGCTGAGTAGAATCCAATCTTCGAGATAAGTCAGAATTTTCCATCTGCAGTCTCAAATTAGATTTTCTCAACTGTTCTATCTCACACTCAAGATCCTTAAGCCTTTTCAGCTTAATCTGAATCTCTTGTTCGTTAGCAGCAACTTTAAATTCATGATCCTGCAACTTGGCAACTTTTTGCTTAAGATTCATGATATGCTCCCTGTTCTGTTCAGCTTCGTActtaattttcttcttcaaaaacTTAACTTTGGTTTTTGCAGTCTCTAACTCAGACAAAAGTTTTGCATGATCAGCCACTTGTACCTCTAATCTATGATTTTCGGACTGCAAGGTCACAACCTTGAGATTGAACATCTTAGCCTCCATATTACTTATCTTCAATCTATTTTGGAGCTCCATCACTGCTGCTTGTTGCTCTTTAATTCCACAGTACTCAAGCAGTTGAAACTGAAGGTTTCTTTCCCTCTCTTGAAGCATTCTGATCATGCTCCTGAGGTTCCTGATCTCTTTCTCATAATCATCTTTGTCAACATTTGCATATGCCATAGGAGATCCTACTTTTGACCTTGGTGTTTCTACCTCTTTCTTACCTTCAACGATGACTTCAAATTCTGGATCCTTGATAGGATCATTAAATTCAGAACCGATGAACTCATCTTTCTCTCCACTTTTTTTAGTCCTCGGAGAGAGACCTGATGGGGAATTTTTACCAATCACCTTGCTACTGCATGTTTCTTCCTGACACAAGTAATATATAACAATCAGTTGAACTAAattagcaatttttttttccaattttcaaCAACACTACAAGATGAACATGACAATAGTATCTGTTATCTAACAATTCTAGAccagaaaatgaaagaaaatgtaCGCAAAACTCATCAACAAT
Coding sequences:
- the LOC114167332 gene encoding GDSL esterase/lipase APG-like yields the protein MERENKRKGIMNHFTRSHLIAVPNSHPPPSIGVIFGCHISSPFSAALTAPKTIMMNIAALLQLFAFSFLTCVYAQDTTTLVPAILTFGDSAVDVGNNDYLPTIYKANYPPYGRDFVNHQPTGRFCNGKLATDITAETLGFKTYAPAYLSPQASGKNLLNGANFASAASGYDENAAILNHAIPLSQQLSYFKEYQGKLAKVAGSQKAASIIKDALYVLSAGSSDFVQNYYVNPWINKVYTPDQYGSYLVGSFNSFVKDLYRLGARRLGVTSLPPLGCLPAARTLFGFHENGCVSRINSDAQAFNKKINSAAANLQKQLPGLKIAVFDIYKPLNDLVQSPSKFGFVEANRGCCGTGTVETTSLLCNQKSPGTCSNATQYVFWDSVHPSEAANQVLADALILQGISLVT
- the LOC114167331 gene encoding protein CHUP1, chloroplastic-like is translated as MMTERIIRFFGFITKEEKGMKPFLLKCGLALALTFAGILYSQIGVKRIKPSPTSPKGHPSGHGSEDNFVRGKRASSSSSRNNLAEENVLDAEETCSSKVIGKNSPSGLSPRTKKSGEKDEFIGSEFNDPIKDPEFEVIVEGKKEVETPRSKVGSPMAYANVDKDDYEKEIRNLRSMIRMLQERERNLQFQLLEYCGIKEQQAAVMELQNRLKISNMEAKMFNLKVVTLQSENHRLEVQVADHAKLLSELETAKTKVKFLKKKIKYEAEQNREHIMNLKQKVAKLQDHEFKVAANEQEIQIKLKRLKDLECEIEQLRKSNLRLQMENSDLSRRLDSTQLLANAVLEDPEAQALKEEGERLRQDNEGLTKELEQLHADRCSDLEELVYLRWINACLRHELRSYQPPSGKTAARDLSKSLSPTSEKKAKQLILEYANNEGRGSVSDMDSDQWSSSQASCFTDSGEHEDYSLNDTSSEVKANNPSKSKIFGKLMKLIRGKDSQQNQRGRVISKEKSISQVDSSSHFSLSMSTGNECLRSEYTTPSGTSRTSFDYNQATSMKDDSGRNSDSHTPGSSKNFSPMRRSSADSKNRLDSFSESSAMEKTNLVKYAEALKNSSEAPKHKSHRRSAAYSSF